In Porphyromonas cangingivalis, a genomic segment contains:
- a CDS encoding ion transporter, which yields MDKYRNPHKESTQRHRLCINEVGNYGEMPWYDQRKLYRILFFNDTKEGWRFDIVILTLVLLSVTAVFIHTITKIGTTLHRFLSIFEWICTILFTIEYCVRIYASLEKRKYIFSFFGLVDLFAVLPSYIAIAFSGAHYMLILRSVRLLRVFKVLQMGAFVRQGKFFSKAIRHSYEKISVFMLWIAVLVSLLGTLMYIIESPVNPNYSSIPRSIYWAMITLTTVGYGDITPITPLGQFVSTVVMLLGYSIIAVPTGIISAEVVKESVHGKTHKDLSELEPHASVFCHHCGHESNQPQDNYCAICGTQLIKPE from the coding sequence ATGGACAAATACCGAAACCCACACAAAGAAAGTACACAGAGACACAGACTCTGTATCAATGAGGTAGGGAACTATGGTGAAATGCCATGGTATGATCAACGCAAGCTGTACCGCATTCTCTTTTTCAACGACACTAAGGAAGGATGGAGGTTTGACATCGTGATCCTCACTTTGGTTCTATTGAGTGTCACAGCAGTCTTTATCCATACGATCACCAAGATAGGCACTACCCTTCATCGTTTCCTTTCCATCTTTGAATGGATATGTACCATCCTATTCACGATTGAGTATTGTGTACGTATTTATGCAAGTCTGGAAAAGAGGAAATACATTTTCTCATTCTTTGGTCTCGTAGATCTATTTGCTGTACTACCCAGCTACATAGCCATAGCATTCAGTGGAGCACACTATATGCTCATCCTGCGTAGTGTACGCTTGTTGAGAGTTTTCAAGGTATTACAGATGGGAGCCTTTGTCCGGCAAGGCAAGTTTTTCTCCAAAGCCATTCGGCACAGTTATGAGAAGATCAGCGTCTTCATGCTTTGGATTGCTGTACTTGTATCCCTCCTTGGCACCCTCATGTACATCATCGAAAGCCCGGTTAATCCCAATTACAGTAGCATTCCCAGATCCATATACTGGGCAATGATCACACTCACGACCGTAGGCTATGGGGACATCACACCGATCACACCCTTAGGACAGTTTGTATCTACTGTTGTGATGCTTCTTGGTTACTCCATCATCGCTGTACCGACAGGTATCATCAGTGCCGAAGTGGTCAAGGAGTCTGTCCATGGCAAGACGCACAAAGATCTTTCAGAGCTCGAACCACATGCTTCGGTCTTCTGTCACCACTGTGGACATGAGAGCAATCAACCTCAAGACAATTACTGTGCCATCTGTGGGACACAGTTGATCAAACCCGAGTAG
- a CDS encoding 3'-5' exonuclease, giving the protein MTVLIIILAIGLVWLLLSSWMSKKEDKIELLPINSTQVSQPENPFFPPKAPREAKIEFTVLDIQTNGLITQKGDIPDAIQISWLHLSKDFQVISHKTLLIRQEYPGNPSARKVHKIDTQQIIEYGKDESEVSKILLDSISDTSVLVFHNAEFDIQVLYRMLGRHYSEEALDTLKRKKTICTMRFEEHLYDQEFRYSKLTHLAHRLSDIPLPTLSDHPVTSWRNVCLTRLCLKRLCELHQISHSLLQTLLTDFDVYLSSPSGFPQEDCKA; this is encoded by the coding sequence ATGACTGTACTTATCATCATTCTTGCAATCGGGTTGGTATGGCTACTGTTATCTTCATGGATGAGTAAAAAGGAAGATAAAATAGAACTGCTCCCTATTAACTCCACACAGGTCTCTCAACCTGAGAATCCCTTTTTCCCCCCTAAAGCTCCAAGAGAAGCAAAGATTGAGTTTACTGTGCTTGACATTCAGACCAATGGGCTTATCACCCAAAAAGGGGATATCCCTGATGCGATACAAATCTCATGGTTGCACCTATCGAAGGACTTTCAAGTGATCTCTCACAAAACTCTTCTCATTCGCCAAGAATATCCGGGGAACCCCTCTGCACGTAAAGTTCACAAGATTGACACCCAACAGATCATAGAATATGGGAAAGATGAGTCCGAAGTGAGCAAAATACTTCTTGACAGCATATCAGACACCTCTGTGTTGGTCTTTCATAATGCAGAATTTGATATTCAGGTCCTTTATCGGATGCTGGGACGTCACTATTCAGAAGAAGCTCTCGATACATTGAAGCGAAAAAAGACGATCTGCACCATGCGCTTCGAAGAACACCTTTACGACCAAGAGTTCCGATATTCAAAACTCACTCACCTTGCTCACCGTCTCTCAGACATCCCCTTACCCACCCTGTCAGACCATCCTGTAACCTCTTGGAGAAATGTATGTCTCACTCGCCTCTGTCTGAAAAGGCTCTGCGAACTACACCAAATTTCACATTCATTGCTTCAAACTCTCCTCACGGATTTCGATGTATATCTATCATCACCTTCAGGTTTTCCGCAAGAAGACTGCAAAGCATGA
- a CDS encoding glycosyltransferase, which yields MTPRYSFIIPLYNRPDEIKELLESICCLSGDIDFEVIVVEDGSKVSSKEIVESFRDRIEVSYVYQENTGPGGARNKGASLAQGETLIILDSDTVLPTEYLEKVEQSRRERPVPLWGGPDRASEDFTVIQRAIDYSMTSFFTTGGIRGGKKRLDKFYPRSFNMGIDCEVYRSVGGFRAMRFGEDLDLSMRILEAGYRSECYEEAWLYHKRRVSYRQFFRQVYNSGIARITLNKLHPGTLKLVHWLPALFVLGHLVLILLALIHNPYWLIFPLIYALLITCDLFIRTGWMDLAVHGVIASYVQLFGYGLGFLHSFRKQILMRQGNFTKFDKNFYD from the coding sequence ATGACACCGAGATATTCCTTTATCATACCACTTTACAACAGACCCGACGAAATCAAAGAATTGTTGGAATCTATTTGTTGTCTTTCAGGCGATATCGATTTTGAGGTTATTGTTGTGGAAGATGGTTCGAAAGTCTCGTCGAAAGAGATAGTGGAGAGTTTTCGGGATCGTATAGAAGTCAGCTACGTGTATCAAGAGAACACGGGACCGGGAGGAGCTCGCAATAAGGGGGCATCTCTGGCTCAAGGAGAGACCCTCATCATCTTGGACTCAGATACGGTGTTACCCACCGAGTATCTCGAAAAGGTAGAACAATCCCGAAGAGAACGCCCTGTCCCTCTTTGGGGAGGTCCGGATCGTGCCAGTGAAGACTTCACTGTCATCCAGAGAGCCATTGATTATAGCATGACTTCCTTTTTCACCACGGGGGGTATCCGAGGCGGAAAGAAGAGACTCGACAAATTCTACCCAAGAAGCTTCAATATGGGGATCGATTGCGAAGTCTATCGATCGGTAGGAGGCTTCAGAGCCATGCGCTTTGGAGAGGATTTGGATCTCAGTATGCGTATCCTTGAAGCGGGATATAGATCTGAGTGTTATGAAGAAGCTTGGCTCTATCACAAGCGTAGAGTCTCATATCGACAGTTTTTCCGACAGGTCTACAATAGTGGGATCGCTCGTATCACTCTCAACAAACTTCATCCGGGGACACTCAAGCTCGTGCATTGGTTGCCGGCACTGTTTGTCCTTGGTCATCTCGTGCTCATTCTTTTGGCTCTTATTCACAACCCTTATTGGCTGATCTTCCCACTCATATATGCACTGTTGATCACCTGCGATCTATTTATCCGTACAGGATGGATGGATCTTGCGGTGCACGGTGTGATTGCTTCTTACGTTCAACTCTTTGGGTATGGATTGGGTTTTTTACACTCGTTCCGTAAGCAAATCCTGATGAGGCAAGGCAACTTCACCAAGTTTGACAAGAATTTCTATGACTAA